TCGGCTCCGGTCCCATCGATCAGAAGAAGGTAGACCGGGTGACCGCGCTGAAACGACAGAAACCGGACATGAAAAAGGACGAGGTAAAAGCGGCCCTGGAAAAAGAGGGGATTTCGGTATCCGGGAAGGAGTTGTCGATTATTTTCTCGGCGTATTTTAACGATTTCGAATAGTAACACGGCTTAATGCGGCACCATGCGTGCCGTGCGGCTTTTTGGGATGGCGTGGAGTGTGGGCCGGAAGGCTTGATCCGCGCCATTTTTTGTTTCAAGCGTCGTTTTGGCTTCGTATGCGAAGCAGAGATGAATTGAACGGCCGATATTATTCCTGGTTGGTCTGGGTGCAGGGCTATTCGTAATGGGTCCACATCCTGATAATTTTTACGATTTTTTCTTTCTTCAAAACCTGGTATACAAGGCGATGCCGGATAGTTATTCTTCGTGAGAATGCGCCTGATAAATCACCGATAAGCTTTTCGTAGGGCGGGGGACTTTGAAATGGGTTTTTTCTCAACAGGACCATGAGCAACTCGGCTTTTTCTCTGAGCCCTGC
Above is a window of Spirochaetota bacterium DNA encoding:
- a CDS encoding Txe/YoeB family addiction module toxin, with amino-acid sequence MKYRLIFTRQAQKDAAKLKLAGLREKAELLMVLLRKNPFQSPPPYEKLIGDLSGAFSRRITIRHRLVYQVLKKEKIVKIIRMWTHYE